A region of the Pseudarthrobacter sp. MM222 genome:
TCGTCGAGCACGTGCAGGAAGTTGGCAACGCTCATGGCGGCCACCTTGATGGAGTGCACGTCGCGTTCCAGGTCGGGCAGCCCGGCCACCTGGCCGAGGCCCAGGGCCGCGGCGACCTCACCCGTGGTGGGGCGGGCGATGTCCTCGAGCTCCGGGAGGACATAGACGGGCCGGCCGCTGCTGCCGGGCCTAACTGCCGCGGCGATGGCGTCGACGGCCGCAGGTTCGGCGCGGTTGACCATGATGGCCAGGAGTGCGCACCTTTCGGCGAGGAGCTCCTTGCGGGCCACCTCGACGGCGTCAACGGCCTCCGCCACGGTCAGGCCCTTCGCCCCGACGACGGCGACGACGGGTGCGGCCAGGTTGTTCGCGAGCCGGGCGTTGAGGTCGAACTCGACGGCGGCATCCTGGCCGGTCAGGTCGGTCCCCTCGACGATCACGACGTCACAGTGTCGGGACATCTCGGCGAAAATCTCCACGCAGCGGGAGTCGATTTCCTCGCGTTTTCCTTCGGCGAGCAGGCCGCGGACCTCGGCGAAGGTCAGCGCGCCGCGGCAGCGGTCGTCGTCGAGGTCGAACCGGGCCTTCATCAAGGCGACCATGGGGTCCGAGGCAACATCGGAGCCGTTGACCACCGGCTTGAAGAAGCCGATGCGGTCCGCGTGCCGGTGCAGGGTGTCCGCCAGGCCCAGCGCGACCAGCGACTTTCCCGAGCCCGGAGTGGTCGCACTGACATAGATTCCTTTAGCCATGGCCCGCCCTTTGCTGGAATGTGGTGCTGCTTCATCCCACCCTACTTTCTCCGGCCGACAAGCCCACACCCGCTCTGCCGTGCCGGGTGCGGTGGCGGCTGCACACCCTGTCTCCTCTTGACAGTGGGCACCCAAATGGGATTACCTAATGAACATTCGGTAAATAAAGCTGGAGGCAATGGCGCATGGCTGAACTGACGATTTCCGGGAACATCCACCCGATCCTGAAGGACGACTATGCCTCGGAATGGATGGGCATCGAGGTCGTGGCACTGGACGATGGTCACGCCACGGTCCGCATGACCCTCCGGCAGGAAATGCTCAACGGCTTCGGTATGGCCCACGGCGGAATGATCTTCGCCTTCGGCGACACCGCCTTCGCGCTGGCGTGCAACCCCGTCAACCCCCTGCCAGGCGAGGACGCCAACATCACCGTCGCCGCCGGCGTCGACATCAACTTCCTGAAGCCGGCGTTCCGCGGCCAAGTGCTGACCGCCGTCGCAAACCGCCGGGCCAGCACTGGACGCAGCGGCTTGTACGACATCCAGATCTACGCCGCCGATCCCGCCCCTCCCGTCCCCGGCGCGGCGCCCCACACCCCCGGGGCCGACACAGCCACGGCTCCCGCAGCCACCCTACCCGGCCAGCTGCCCGCCGACACCGCCACCGGTGCCGCCGCAGCTGGGGAGCTCATCGCCGAGTTCCGCGGCCGCAGCCGCACCATCTCCAAGAAATAGAAACTTAGGACCCCAGATGACCCAAGAAACCGTCGCCGCCACCAGTGATGCCGTCCTGGACCGCGAAGAAACGATCTCCCGCGACGAGCTCGAGGCGCTGCAGCTCAGCCGCCTGCAGCACACCGTGGCCTACGCGTACGACCGCGTGCCCCTGTACAAGCGCAAGTTCGACGAGACCGGCGTCCACCCGACGGACCTTCGCGAGCTCGCCGACCTCGCCAAGTTCCCGTTCACCACGAAGGAAGACCTCCGCCTCGAATACCCCTTCGGCATGTTCGCCGTACCGCAGCGCGAAGTGGCCCGGATCCACGCCAGCTCCGGCACCACGGGGCGCGCCACCGTGGTCGGGTACACCAAGAAGGACCTCGCTGACTGGGCCAAGCTGGTGGCGCGTTCGTTCCGCGCTTCCGGGGTCCGTCCCGGCATGAAGGTCCATAACGCCTACGGCTACGGCCTGTTCACCGGCGGTATGGGCGCCCACGCCGGCGCCGAAGCCCTGGGCTGCACGGTCATCCCCATCTCCGGCGGCCAGACTGAACGCCAAATCACGCTCATCCAGGATTTCGAGCCCGACGTCATCCTGGCCACGCCGACGTACCTGCTGACGATTGCCGATGCCATGGTCAAGCAGGGAATCGACCCGGCCTCCACGTCGCTGAAGTACGCCGTGCTCGGCGCCGAACCGTGGACCGAGGAAATGCGCCACGAGCTGGAAGTGACGATGAACATCAAGGCCTGCGACATCTACGGCCTCTCCGAGGTCATGGGCCCAGGCGTGGCCGGCGAAGCGGTGGAAACCCAGGACGGCAGCCACATCTGGGAGGACCACTTCCGCCCCGAGATCATTGACGCCTTTAACCCCTCCGTCGTTCTCGGCGACGGAGAGCACGGCGAGCTGGTCTTCACCTCGCTCACCAAGGAAGCGCTGCCGATCATCCGGTACCGCACCAAGGACCTCACCCGGCTGTTGCCCGGCACGGCGCGCCCGGCGCACCGCCGCATGGGCCGGATTACCGGCCGGAGCGACGACATGATCATCTTGCGCGGCGTGAACCTGTTCCCCTCGCAGATCGAGGAGATCGCGCTGCGCATCCCGGAGCTAAGCCCGCACTTCCAGCTTGAGCTGACGCGCCCTGAGGGCCAGCGCATGGACCAGCTCACGGTGAAGATCGAACGCCGCGAATCCGTCACCCTGGCGGGAAGCGCCGCGGCGGCCAAAGCGCTCCAGCAGCAAATCAAGATCCAGGTGGGATCGACGTGCCGCGTGGACGTCGTGGAGCCCGGATCCCTGGAACGGTCCAACGGCAAGCTGCGCCGGATCTACGACCTGCGGCCGAAGGCCTGAACCGATCGTGAGAAACTAGCCACTATGCCCAGCACAGCAACCACCACGAAGCGCGGCCGCCCCGGTTATGACCAGCAGTCGGTGCTGTTGATCGCCGTCGACGTCTTCAACCGCCACGGCTACGACGCCACCTCGATGGGCATCCTTGCCGAGAACCTGGGTATCTCCAAGTCCGCGATCTACCACCACGTGCCGTCAAAGGGCGACCTCCTGAAACTTGCCCTGGACCATGCCCTTGGCGGGCTCGAGGCGATCCTGGACCAGCCCGGGGCCACCACCGGTTCGGCCGATGCGCGGCTGGAGTTCGTGGTCCGCCAGACCATCTCGGTGCTGGTTGAGCGGCTGCCCTTCGTGACGCTGCTGCTGCGCCTGCGCGGGAACACGGAGATCGAGCGGGACGCGCTGGAACGGCGCCGCACCTTCGACCACAAGGTAGCCGCCCTGATTTCCGAGGCCCGGGACGAGGGCACGCTCCGCCAGGATATCGACCCCCGCACCGTCACCCGCCTGCTGTTCGGCACCATCAACTCGATCGTCGAGTGGTACAAGCCCGGCGGCTCGCTGTCCCCGGAAAAGCTGGCCGACGACGTCATCACCATGGCGTTCCACGGCCTGCACGTCCCCCGCTAGGCCGGGACCTCCCCTACCGTCCCCCGGGGCTCATTGACGGCAGCGGGCCGCTGGGCCACGCTGTCAGGATGGCCACCAGATTATCGAAGGTGCTCACCGGCACTTTCCCCCAGTTGCGTTACGAACCCACTGCCAAAAGGATCCGTGCAAGTCTCGACGGAAAAGTCGTCGTCGATACGGTACGGGCTTGGCTGGTTTGGGAGCCCCGGCGGGTCACTCCCATCTTTGCCGTGCCGGAGCGGGAGCTGTTGGCGGAACTCGCCCCACCGGCACTGCCGGCGGCTGCTGTCGAGGAGCACGCCTTCGCCCTTCGGAAAGGGGAGGCCCCAACCTCGCTCGACCCCGGGACGAAGTTTGGCAGGCACACCTGCGCTGGCGAGGAACTCGACGTCGTAACGTCAGCGGCAACGGTTCCCCGGGGGGCCTTCCGTCCCGAGGACCCGGACCTGGCCGGCTACGTGGTGCTGGATTTCACCTCATTCGACTGGCTCGAGGACGACGAGGAGATCATCGGCCATCCCCGTGATCCGTTCCACCGCGTCGATATCCGCGCGTCGTCCGCAGCCGTGGAGGTGGCGCTCGACGGCGTGACACTGGCCAAGACGAACTGCGCGCAGTTGCTCTACGAGACGCTGCTTCCGGTGCGGTACTACATCCCGCCGTCGGATGTGCGGCTGGACCTGATGAAGGAGAGCCCCAAGCGGACCGTTTGCCCCTACAAGGGCCAGGCGAGTTATTGGAGCTACCCGGCGTCCGGGCAGGGCCTGAACGTCGCATGGAGCTATGACCGGCGGTTCCGCGACGCCGTCCAGATCCACGGCCTTATCAGTTTCTTCAACGAGAGAGTGGACCTGAGTGTCGATGGCGTGCTCCAGCCCCGCCCCGTGACGCCGTGGTCCGCCCCACCGAAATGACAGATGACGGCAGTCCGGGGGTCCGGTACTGCCGTCATCTGTCATCCCGCGTAACTGGCGCCTGCTCGCTTCCAGCAGCCGGGTTCAGAGCTGGTAATCCGCCTGCGTGGTGATGTTCTCGTGCACGCAGAGAATGTTGTGCTCCGAATCCATAAACCAGGCGCACTTCTCCGAATCTGTTGTACAAATGTGGTTCTCGGTCTTGAGGTCCGGGAGGTCGTAGTCCTGGAACCGGACTCCCTTGGATTCCATCTCCTGGACTGTCTTCTCAATCTCACTGACTTCGAAGCTCAGGGCGGTGTGCTCGGAATGCTTTCCGTCCCTGACCGGCATGAGCTGCAGCATGGGGCCGTCGCCGCTGCCGAATAGTTCGCTCCCATCGTCCGCCACTCCACGGTGCGGGAGACCGAGCGTCTCTGCATAGAAACGCCGCGCGCGTTCTGCATCATCGACTGGCAGGACTGTTGTGGCTTTGTTGAGTACTAGGGTCATTTCGCCACCTCCTACGATCAAGATTTTACGCCGGGGCGGGGTGGAAAGAGCCTGCTACTTGCGCCCCCGAACAGGCGACGCACCCTCTGCCCCCTCTTTGGTTGCTCTATCACTCGTGGCTGCCATTCCGGCGTTTTGGCAGCCACGAGTGATAGAGCAACGGGAGGGGGGTCCGGAGAGCTATTTCTCCACGAGGGTCAGGACGTCGTAGGTCGCCACGATTTCGTCGTTCTGGTTGGTCAGGACGGCGTCCCAGGCCACCTCACCGTATTCGTCGGTCTCGCGCGGGGTGATCTTCTTGGCCGTCAGGGTGACCCGGATGGAGTCGCCGGCGGCCACCGGGGTGATGAAGCGCAGGTTTTCCAGGCCGTAGTTGGCCAGGACAGGGCCCGGTGCGGGCTCCACGAAGAGTCCGGCGCCCCAGGCCAGCAGCAGGTAGCCGTGCGCCACGATGCCCGGGAAGAACGGGTTGGCCGCTGCCGCCTCCTGGTTGGTGTGGGCGTAGAAGGTGTCACCGGTGGAGTTAGCGAACTTCGTGATCTCCTCCAGGGAGACTTCGCGCAGCTCGGAGCGGATGGCGTCGCCGATGTGCAGCGTGCTCAGGGACTTCCGGAACGGGTGCAGGCCTTCCGTGTCCAGGGTGAAGTTGCGGTCCGCACCGGTATGCCAGACGCCCGTGACGGCGGTCAGCATGTTCGGGGAGCCCTGGATGGCGGTGCGCTGCATGTGGTGCATGACCGAGCGGATGCCGCCAAGCTCCTCGCCTCCGCCGGCGCGGCCCGGACCGCCGTGGACCAGGTGCGGGACCGGTGAGCCGTGGCCGGTGGAGCTGCGGGCATCCTCGCGGTTGAGCATCAGGACACGGCCGTGGTGGGCGGCGATGCCTGTGACGAGTTCACGGGCCACGTCCGGGTCGTTGGTGCAGACCGAGGCGACCAGGGAGCCGCCGCCCCGGGCGGCGAGGCGGACGGCGTCGGCCAGGTCCGTATAGCCGATCACCGAGGACACGGGGCCGAATGCTTCAAGCGAATGGACCTCTTCGGCTTCCGGATCGGCCCAGCTCAGCAGCACGGGGGACATAAAGGCGCCGTCCTCGACAACGCCCACCGTCCCGTCGGTGGAGGTGACCTTCGGCGAATCGAGCGTGCCGTACGCGAGTTCACCGCCGGCGTCGAGCATGGTCTGGACGGCCGCGCGGACGTCGGCGAGCTGCTCGCGGGAGGCCAGGGCACCCATGGTGACCCCCTCGGCGCGGGGGTCGCCCAGCACGACGCGTTCCCGGATCCGCGCCCCGACGGCGGCAACGACGTCGGATACCAGTTCCTGCGGCACGATCGCGCGGCGGATGGAGGTGCACTTCTGGCCGGCCTTGGCCGTCATCTCGGTGACGAGGGACTTGACGAAGGCGTCGAATTCCGGCGTGCCCTTGACGGCATCCGGGCCCAGGATCGCGGCGTTGAGCGAGTCGGTTTCGGAGGTGAAGCGGACCCCGCCCTGGACCACGTTGGCGTGGGACTTGAGCGTGTTCGCAGTGGACGCGGAGCCGGTGAAGGCCACGAGGTCTCGGTAGTCGAGGTGGTCCAGCAAGGTGCGGACGGACCCCGAGATCAGCTGCAGCGAGCCCTTGGGCAGGATGCCGGACTCGTCGATGGCCTTGACCACGGCCGCGGCCACGTAGCCGGTGGGGGTGGCGGGCTTGACGATGGTCGGCACACCGGCGAGGAAGGCCGGGGCGAGCTTCTCGAGCATGCCCCAGACCGGGAAGTTGAAGGCATTGATCTGCACGGCCACGCCGGGGATGCGCGTGTAGATGTGCTCGCCGGCGAAGGAGCCGTCCTTGGACAACACCTCCATGGGGCCGTCCACCACCACCTGGGAGTTGGGAAGCTCACGCCGGCCCTTGGAGCCGAAGGTGAAGAGCACGCCGATGCCGCCGTCGATGTCGATCATCGAGTCGATCTTCGTGGCGCCGGTCTGGGCCGAAAGAGCGTAGAACTCGTCGCGGCGGCCGTTGAGGTACTGCGCCAGCTCCTTGAGTTTGAGCGCGCGCTGGTGGAAGGTCAACTTGCCCAGTCCCGCCTGCCCGGTGGAGCGTCCGTAGTCGACGACGGCGCCGAGGTCGAGCCCTTCGGTGCTCACCCTGGCCAGGAGTTCGCCGGTACTTGCGTCGAGGACGGGAGACGCACCCGCCGCGGAGCCGGCCTCGGGAGTCCACCAGGAATCCCGAATGAAACTGGGAACGATGTCGACAGTGTCTACTGTGGATTCCGGGGCAGTTGCAGTGGTGGTCATCGTTGACGGGTCCTTCCAACGCGGGGCAAGATCAACACGGCCAGAACATTACTGACCGTCCGTTCGGTAATATGTCTACAGTACATGAATGAGGCCTGCCGCACACTAGTTGGGGCAGCACAGACCGGCCTGAGCCATCCGGCCACAAAGGAGAAGCCATGATGCCCGAGCCGCGGAATGCAGAGTTGTGGAAGATCACGCTCGGCGAACTGGACGAGAAGATGGGCGTGAAAATCGTCGAGGAATCGGTCGAGCGCGTCGTTGCGACCATGCCGGTGGAGGGGAACCGGCAGTCATTCGGCCTGCTCCACGGCGGCGCCTCGCTGGCCGTCGGCGAGGCGGTGGGCTCCTGGGCAGCCGTCATTCACGCCAGTACGCTCGGGAAGACGGCCGTGGGCGTGGACGTCTCGGCCACCCACCACAAATCCGCGCGGGAGGGGATCATCACCATCACAGCCACCCCCATTCACCTCGGCGGGACTGTGACCACCCACGAAGTCGTGATCACCAACGAGGCCGGCCAGCGGCTTTGCACGCTGCGGATCACCAACCTGCTGCTGGACCGCAAGGACTGAGTCCTGGCTTCGCGGGGACGTTCGGCGGAGAGGCGACCTCAGGCTTGGGGCGCCGTCGCCGTCCGCTTGCGCCGGCCCAGCACAAGGAGCGCCGCGCCGAGCAGGAGCGAACCGGCCGCGAGAACGGCCGTCGGCAGGATGGAACCGCCCCCGGTATTGGCCAGCTGGCCCGGGGTGCCCGCCGGGAACACGGCGGCCGGCGCCGGCACGGCCGGCTCCGACGGAGCGGCGGGCGCGGCCGGCTCGGCCTGCGCATTGATAGTGAACGTGGCGAGCAAGGCGTCTGAAGCCACGCCCTCGACCGACTGGCTCGCGGATAGACCGTGAACTCCGGGAGCCAGTCCCGCCGGGAACGGCAGGCTCCAGCGGCCGCCCTCGGCGGTAGTGGTCCCCGCGGGCGACCCGTCGACTGTGAGCGTCACCTGAGCGCCGTCAAGGCCGGTCCCCGAGATCGTTCCGGGAAGCGAGGACTGTTCGAACTGTCCGCCTTCGTGGACTGTGGAGACGGCCGGGGCCGGCGGGGCGACGGTGAAGTTACGGACAGCGAGTGGGCTGTCTGTATGCTGCGGGGCGTTCTGCGCTGCCGTCACCGTGAGCTGGCCGTAGACCGGTTTGCCGGCCAATCCGATGCTCCAGCGGCCGTCCGGCGAGACCGTGTCCGTTCCGGTGGCGTCGCCGGTAAGCGTCACCGTGAGCCCGGGCGTTCCTGTCCCGTCAATGCGGTCCACACTCTTGAGGGCAGCTCCCTCGGCGGGGCTGGTGATGACCGGTGCGGCCAGCTCGGAGACCTCGATCGAGAACGAGGCCTTTCCTGACCCGCTGAACCCGTTCACGGTCTCGGCGGAAAACCGGAGGGGTCCGGTGGACGACGGCGCCGGGAAGGACCAGTTTCCCGAGGCGTCGACCGGAACTTCAACCGGCGGAACAGCGGGATCACCGGCAATGGTCACGCGGACTTTCGAGTTGGCTGCCACGGCAGAGGCCGGGGCAGCCGGTACGCGGCCGGCGACGGGTTGCCCCGCCGTCACGGTCTGGTCCTCGGGCGCCAGGAGCTCCGGTTTGTTCAGGAAGAGCTGCAGCTGAACGCCGCCGGGAATCCGGGCAAGGGAGTCTTCCAGTGTTGTTGCGATGGCGAAGTTTTCGGTGGCCCCCACGCCGTCGCCGGCGGAATGGGTTCCCACGGCAAAGTTGCCGCTGATCCAGGGGCCGCCCGAGTCGCCGCCGCTGGACTGGACATCCTTGGACAGGAAGCCCCGGAATGCCCGAAGGTCGGCCGGATCAGGGGTGGTGCCCCCGACGACATAGATTCCCAGTTCCTGCACCGTGCCGCAGGACCAGCCCGTGGTCCGTCCGGAGCGGCACACCTGCTGGCCCTCGAACGGGGCAACCATTCCGATGATCCTGACGGCGGTGGGGCCGGGGTCGGACGCAGGGTCGACTGGGTTGCCGGCAGCCCACACGGTCGCGGAAGGCTGGATGTCGATGCCCTTCCGGAGCGATTCGATGACCGCGATGTCAGTTCCGACGTTGCCCGGGTTGTTCTCGTCGCCGGTGATCCAGGAGCTCTGGTCGCCGCCGAACTGGCTGAAACCGAAGGTGCCGAGTGCCGGGTAGCTGGGAGCCGAGGGGACGGCCGTTCCGGAGGCAGGGGCCGAGCTCCGCGGCTCGACGCTCGCTCTCTTGGCGTTGCCGTCCTGGGTGCAGTGTCCCGCCGTCAGCACCACCGGCTTGCCGTCGGGATCGAAGGCGCCGAATCCGGCCGAGCAGATGGCGTTCGCTTCCGTGACGTAGCCCTGCCCGCCGAAGACGTCCTCCTCGGTGGCAATCGGGGAACCTTTCTCCAGCGCCACGTTGGCGTAGCGGGCCACGAAGTCGGCCGGCGAAACCTTCCCGGGCGCTGTTCCGGCTGGCGCCGCCTTCGAACCGGCCCCGCCGGCCAGGACGGCTTCGGCAGACAGTCCGGCCTCGGCCGTGTTCTCTCCCCCGGTGCGGATGATGAAGCGGCCGTCCGAGTAAGCGACCGCCTGGAGTCCGGCGGTGCCGACCTCGCGGACGAAGGCCTCGAACAGCTGCTCGGTGCTGGAGGCCACAAGCTCGGCCGCCGAGCTCTTGGCCTCAGGCGTGGCGGCCGGCGCTAGCGGCGTATCCGAGGGAACCGCGGCCGGGGTTGCGGTTGCTGCCGGGGCTGCGGTTGCTGCGGTTGCCGGGACGGTCCCCGGGGCCGCGAGCATGAAATCTGCCGGGCCCGCCTGGTTCAACTCGTCCACCCGGGACTGCAGTTCGGATCCGGCGCCCTCGACTACGATCCGGCCACCGTTCAGCTTCACCGCGGCGTAGCCCGGGAGCTTCTGCAGCGACGGCAACGCGTCGGCGGCGCGCTTTGCCTGTTCACCCGCGGCATTGAATTCGCCGAGCGTCATGCCGAGGTCCCGCAGGACGGCCTGCGCGAGACCGGCATCGCTGGGGGCCGGAGTCGCCGGCGCCGGCGCCTTCGGCGCAGCAGAAGACGCCACCGCCGCCGTCGCGGAGGCCGGCGCCGTCGCGGAGGCGGACGCCGCCGTCGCGGGTTCCGGATCACCAATGGCGAGCGCCGGAACGGCATTGAACGAGCCGGCCAGGGCAAGGGCGGCAGCCGATACTGCCCGCAGGGCCAGCTGAATCTTCGGAGTCTTCACCCGGCTACCTTATCTGCCCAGGTGGATCCGGATGGCTGTAAGCTCCCGTTCCGTCACGCCGTTGCGTCGGAGAAACTCCTCCGTCTTCAGGGCGCGGAGAAATCCGAGGAGGCTTTCGCCGCGCTCCTCGAGCAGGGGCCGCAGCACCTCTTCCGGCAGGTAGCGTTCGTGCGGATGCGGCGTGGCGGACCGCCGGTGATGCTCGTTGATTCCCTGCATTGCGCGCTGGTAGCCGCGCACAATCGCCTCCTCGCTGTCTCCGGCGAGTTCCTGGA
Encoded here:
- the paaK gene encoding phenylacetate--CoA ligase PaaK, whose amino-acid sequence is MTQETVAATSDAVLDREETISRDELEALQLSRLQHTVAYAYDRVPLYKRKFDETGVHPTDLRELADLAKFPFTTKEDLRLEYPFGMFAVPQREVARIHASSGTTGRATVVGYTKKDLADWAKLVARSFRASGVRPGMKVHNAYGYGLFTGGMGAHAGAEALGCTVIPISGGQTERQITLIQDFEPDVILATPTYLLTIADAMVKQGIDPASTSLKYAVLGAEPWTEEMRHELEVTMNIKACDIYGLSEVMGPGVAGEAVETQDGSHIWEDHFRPEIIDAFNPSVVLGDGEHGELVFTSLTKEALPIIRYRTKDLTRLLPGTARPAHRRMGRITGRSDDMIILRGVNLFPSQIEEIALRIPELSPHFQLELTRPEGQRMDQLTVKIERRESVTLAGSAAAAKALQQQIKIQVGSTCRVDVVEPGSLERSNGKLRRIYDLRPKA
- a CDS encoding hotdog fold thioesterase is translated as MAELTISGNIHPILKDDYASEWMGIEVVALDDGHATVRMTLRQEMLNGFGMAHGGMIFAFGDTAFALACNPVNPLPGEDANITVAAGVDINFLKPAFRGQVLTAVANRRASTGRSGLYDIQIYAADPAPPVPGAAPHTPGADTATAPAATLPGQLPADTATGAAAAGELIAEFRGRSRTISKK
- a CDS encoding trypsin-like serine protease, with protein sequence MKTPKIQLALRAVSAAALALAGSFNAVPALAIGDPEPATAASASATAPASATAAVASSAAPKAPAPATPAPSDAGLAQAVLRDLGMTLGEFNAAGEQAKRAADALPSLQKLPGYAAVKLNGGRIVVEGAGSELQSRVDELNQAGPADFMLAAPGTVPATAATAAPAATATPAAVPSDTPLAPAATPEAKSSAAELVASSTEQLFEAFVREVGTAGLQAVAYSDGRFIIRTGGENTAEAGLSAEAVLAGGAGSKAAPAGTAPGKVSPADFVARYANVALEKGSPIATEEDVFGGQGYVTEANAICSAGFGAFDPDGKPVVLTAGHCTQDGNAKRASVEPRSSAPASGTAVPSAPSYPALGTFGFSQFGGDQSSWITGDENNPGNVGTDIAVIESLRKGIDIQPSATVWAAGNPVDPASDPGPTAVRIIGMVAPFEGQQVCRSGRTTGWSCGTVQELGIYVVGGTTPDPADLRAFRGFLSKDVQSSGGDSGGPWISGNFAVGTHSAGDGVGATENFAIATTLEDSLARIPGGVQLQLFLNKPELLAPEDQTVTAGQPVAGRVPAAPASAVAANSKVRVTIAGDPAVPPVEVPVDASGNWSFPAPSSTGPLRFSAETVNGFSGSGKASFSIEVSELAAPVITSPAEGAALKSVDRIDGTGTPGLTVTLTGDATGTDTVSPDGRWSIGLAGKPVYGQLTVTAAQNAPQHTDSPLAVRNFTVAPPAPAVSTVHEGGQFEQSSLPGTISGTGLDGAQVTLTVDGSPAGTTTAEGGRWSLPFPAGLAPGVHGLSASQSVEGVASDALLATFTINAQAEPAAPAAPSEPAVPAPAAVFPAGTPGQLANTGGGSILPTAVLAAGSLLLGAALLVLGRRKRTATAPQA
- a CDS encoding DUF427 domain-containing protein; the encoded protein is MATRLSKVLTGTFPQLRYEPTAKRIRASLDGKVVVDTVRAWLVWEPRRVTPIFAVPERELLAELAPPALPAAAVEEHAFALRKGEAPTSLDPGTKFGRHTCAGEELDVVTSAATVPRGAFRPEDPDLAGYVVLDFTSFDWLEDDEEIIGHPRDPFHRVDIRASSAAVEVALDGVTLAKTNCAQLLYETLLPVRYYIPPSDVRLDLMKESPKRTVCPYKGQASYWSYPASGQGLNVAWSYDRRFRDAVQIHGLISFFNERVDLSVDGVLQPRPVTPWSAPPK
- a CDS encoding VOC family protein, yielding MTLVLNKATTVLPVDDAERARRFYAETLGLPHRGVADDGSELFGSGDGPMLQLMPVRDGKHSEHTALSFEVSEIEKTVQEMESKGVRFQDYDLPDLKTENHICTTDSEKCAWFMDSEHNILCVHENITTQADYQL
- a CDS encoding PaaI family thioesterase produces the protein MMPEPRNAELWKITLGELDEKMGVKIVEESVERVVATMPVEGNRQSFGLLHGGASLAVGEAVGSWAAVIHASTLGKTAVGVDVSATHHKSAREGIITITATPIHLGGTVTTHEVVITNEAGQRLCTLRITNLLLDRKD
- a CDS encoding TetR/AcrR family transcriptional regulator translates to MPSTATTTKRGRPGYDQQSVLLIAVDVFNRHGYDATSMGILAENLGISKSAIYHHVPSKGDLLKLALDHALGGLEAILDQPGATTGSADARLEFVVRQTISVLVERLPFVTLLLRLRGNTEIERDALERRRTFDHKVAALISEARDEGTLRQDIDPRTVTRLLFGTINSIVEWYKPGGSLSPEKLADDVITMAFHGLHVPR
- the paaZ gene encoding phenylacetic acid degradation bifunctional protein PaaZ translates to MTTTATAPESTVDTVDIVPSFIRDSWWTPEAGSAAGASPVLDASTGELLARVSTEGLDLGAVVDYGRSTGQAGLGKLTFHQRALKLKELAQYLNGRRDEFYALSAQTGATKIDSMIDIDGGIGVLFTFGSKGRRELPNSQVVVDGPMEVLSKDGSFAGEHIYTRIPGVAVQINAFNFPVWGMLEKLAPAFLAGVPTIVKPATPTGYVAAAVVKAIDESGILPKGSLQLISGSVRTLLDHLDYRDLVAFTGSASTANTLKSHANVVQGGVRFTSETDSLNAAILGPDAVKGTPEFDAFVKSLVTEMTAKAGQKCTSIRRAIVPQELVSDVVAAVGARIRERVVLGDPRAEGVTMGALASREQLADVRAAVQTMLDAGGELAYGTLDSPKVTSTDGTVGVVEDGAFMSPVLLSWADPEAEEVHSLEAFGPVSSVIGYTDLADAVRLAARGGGSLVASVCTNDPDVARELVTGIAAHHGRVLMLNREDARSSTGHGSPVPHLVHGGPGRAGGGEELGGIRSVMHHMQRTAIQGSPNMLTAVTGVWHTGADRNFTLDTEGLHPFRKSLSTLHIGDAIRSELREVSLEEITKFANSTGDTFYAHTNQEAAAANPFFPGIVAHGYLLLAWGAGLFVEPAPGPVLANYGLENLRFITPVAAGDSIRVTLTAKKITPRETDEYGEVAWDAVLTNQNDEIVATYDVLTLVEK